In Eucalyptus grandis isolate ANBG69807.140 chromosome 4, ASM1654582v1, whole genome shotgun sequence, the following proteins share a genomic window:
- the LOC104440698 gene encoding uncharacterized protein LOC104440698, whose protein sequence is MACSRGIYALLALCVLFSTDVTQSESRELRPSDHGLQFQDPPPAGVKPPRETASFFGGSPSVSSPAVPLLNGTNSSDDPWWRGAGRGRREHVRGVLLLASIVCGIAGASLLFAAGLAFLFKFRKERSAGAAAPPPPPPPPQPPLLLLPPASGQSGDCKK, encoded by the coding sequence atggCGTGCTCCCGAGGAATATACGCCCTTCTAGCTCTATGCGTCCTCTTCTCCACAGATGTTACTCAATCGGAATCGAGAGAATTGCGACCCTCCGACCACGGGCTGCAGTTCCAGGATCCGCCGCCAGCCGGAGTGAAGCCGCCCCGGGAGACGGCGTCCTTCTTCGGGGGTTCTCCGTCAGTGTCGTCTCCGGCAGTGCCGCTCCTGAACGGGACAAATTCGAGCGACGACCCGTGGTGGCGAGGAGCaggaagagggaggagagaacACGTGAGAGGGGTGCTCTTGCTGGCGAGCATCGTGTGCGGAATTGCTGGCGCCTCTCTGTTGTTCGCTGCCGGGCTGGCTTTTCTCTTTAAGTTCCGAAAGGAGAGGTCGGCAGGGGCGGCAgccccaccaccacctcctcctccgccacagCCACCGCTTCTGCTTCTGCCGCCGGCGTCCGGACAATCGGGAGATTGCAAAAAGTGA
- the LOC120292976 gene encoding uncharacterized protein LOC120292976 — MSSIAAKPVCAIPLDKRKAKGKAVLCKKGVELKQMRNILGPMSRIKIGPLRYHQCQPVNAKKFPANVNSDVNDDANVPMEAYEYADDICAFYKSKEKSMCIKPNLIARLKHGFMFCGVVD, encoded by the exons ATGAGTTCTATTGCGGCGAAACCTGTCTGCGCAATCCCACTGGACAAGCGTAAGGCTAAGGGTAAGGCCGTTCTCTGCAAGAAAGGCGTTGAATTGAAGCAGATGCGCAATATTCTGGGCCCTATGTCGCGCATCAAGATAGGGCCTCTCAGATA TCACCAATGCCAACCGGTCAATGCCAAAAAATTTCCAGCAAATGTAAAT AGCGATGTAAATGATGATGCTAATGTTCCCATGGAAGCCTACGAGTACGCTGACGATATATGCGCCTTCTACAAATCGAAAGAG AAATCTATGTGCATAAAACCAAATTTAATTGCTAGACTGAAGCACGGCTTCATGTTTTGTGGAGTGGTTGATTGA
- the LOC108959299 gene encoding cyclin-B2-2-like, whose translation MQEYLMLKTLGYDLSISTPSIFMWKFLDETLSDDKIKNLSSFFIDLCLVWYETCTFRPSILTAAAIYTAHATVRRRKPCSKIYEQLTGCSVGQIWKCSRLMVTSHIKARSVESVYKKYNTSRYNWVARARPARFLLTKFSKAMFITFKLILFLLKDT comes from the exons ATGCAGGAGTACTTGATGTTGAAGACCTTAGGGTATGACTTGTCAATTTCGACTCCGTCCATATTTATGTGGAAATTCCTTGACGAAACTCTCTCTGATGATAAG ATCAAGAACTTGTCCAGTTTCTTCATTGATCTCTGCCTAGTTTGGTATGAAACATGCACATTTCGACCTTCAATATTAACTGCCGCTGCAATTTACACCGCCCATGCCACTGTTAGAAGGCGTAAGCCATGTAGTAAAATCTATGAGCAATTAACCGGATGTAGTGTCGGGCAAATCTG GAAATGCTCGAGATTGATGGTGACTTCCCATATAAAAGCAAGGAGTGTCGAAAGTGTTTACAAGAAGTACAACACGAGCAGATACAACTGGGTAGCTAGAGCTAGACCGGCTCGTTTTCTCTTGACCAAATTTAGCAAGGCCATGTTCATCACCTTTAAGCTCATCTTGTTTCTCCTAAAAGACACTTGA